One genomic segment of Bacteroidota bacterium includes these proteins:
- a CDS encoding T9SS type A sorting domain-containing protein, with protein MKTKGIYKITAAVALLFISIVAVAQPSGVSLPSSSPYSENFNTAPGASGTGYPSGWGANNNGAWDPTMGVGTSGSTTGDNYNYGSNIGLLGSGSNYDPSYIILVISNTTGKNGLKISYDVLKIREQTRLCTFNLEVSTTSATSGFSAISAGAYNSGSIAQGTTTNFANIDISALDNKSGPVYIRWYYASSGSGSRDGVALDNVSISWNAGIDVNTPAVTNIGESTADFSANLASNGGTTILERGFVWSTTTNPLVGGGGVTKVTASGTSTGTFTSSITGLPAGTRVYFKGFARNSTGSFYTSEVSFITQSAEPTAYPGSFTATAISKNSIKLDWTQVAGANGYLIIQRKGVAPTGTPTDKTAYTLNQVLGDGTIVGFVTSGATVTTTITGLIQGTRYYYTLFPFGYNGTNTETYNYRTVPTIPLANDSTWGFPPSFKSTIEGVSGSEAVGLSSLINDNITTAANGTQVWKLQVKDGGATLNDADDLPTIVTRITLNKAAKNTVSSWLNTLQSVGLVDDSTGAVIANGTITANTITFNGLTVTAADNNYRPLSVRLSLKAIAHRDRDTFHFYVDSIGTLTKSVLESSQTQNFISYSDSSKNTIDVVATKLRFITQPQTTVEAGAFLTNTIQVEAVDAFNTRDIDFNGNISLTATDGNLIATSRSITAVKGLAIFDTVRFNRISANDTLVATAGALTLAKSNRFVVEASKGSDIIADGGFVYPQNIIHTDYNDTDAVSLTNSLEVMSLLLRDGGNNDDNDFESTILKGLTFNVSKSYLIRKAALFVGSTKVAEVDSVVTVGANKQLVFTGFAMTAPDNDSLRFSLRVTFKDSAIDGDNFGFAVVIATADAAASQFTATNAGGAASLTGGANNKIDVIGRMVRFVQQPTDVSEGSAQLPPPSVVATDSLGNYDLAAHNYTLKVLGGSIFDFRAIISANSSSNGVATFSRLIYGVPATGVKISVKTTGIDSTVSDTFEVMKPTWFRSVKSGNWSDTLVWEFSKNYGVNWQAANETPDYSRHGRITIRAAHTVQMDGLTADANTVDELIVESNAVLITPQGAYNKLTVVDGLATDVVVEGKLLHNNPVAGNGISIAAPATMLVKKGGAVELAAFGDAAHWAGNTNITFEDSSFYIHNTPITNTIGAVTMFPNATATEKPVFRIAQNYTYPGSFINPMATLAINGLLNIDTAKTLTINGGGERLLRNGIIGAGNLVIADSSKVRITADAQLSGSGKISVNHAKALFQIGTASYTELKNNKELTTTAANGISVSGTLNGFTNGFSGNATAKTEAGATVITANTQGLGGLFNTSGAKTYHPATDYIFNGTVAQNTGNTIGLTARTIKVNNAFGLTLGDSVTVTDTLYIGQSNVTSSTNAVLTIAVSGVIDGYSATSFINGPLNLWVDNAAVYYPVGKTTYGPVTYTSTGTPSWITLEYVNNNPNANGFDTAKRGAGLAAIKANEYWKIHSSAKTTGNIELPYTSNSAITGVDILNIRVVSWNGTRWVSEGPVARTATSTRVVADGLTNYTVFTVGVDSTCAIPAVPVFAANNVCGAGNVVTLAASGNGVVRWFINANDVQPFAQGTSVNVGTLFTDSVFYAEVKNIGCYSNRVAYSVTINTPPAAPSLSGTTQLCNATATVLNADTLGTNNWYADVNATLPIFTGDAFATGNLTNDTSFYVEKIQNGCASTTRTRIDVSVKPGILSPVSNGAEVCSGAKAVVNAAANYTIRWYENTTASTPFYSGTRYTTGVLTADSTFYVEAFDGACASPRIPVLAKVLALPAAPAITPGAVCVGNTAQIAANGPGTVYWYNDTTSAAISSGNSFTTAPLTATRTYYAAIFDGKCFSPKVAALAEAFAIPGSATINAPANAPTNQTVAIQTTAVAQNYVWDFGTDATPQTATGAGPHNVKWSTQGSKTVKLKLWNGNSAVACSTEVQNFVQVGAGVGVQEIAGASIAVYPNPASSALTLDVVFEAAQSGSVLITDATGKTVYQTAFENVSGINKQLDVTGFAKGLYMLKVATENGVSVHKVIVQ; from the coding sequence ATGAAAACAAAAGGAATATATAAAATAACCGCCGCTGTAGCCTTACTGTTTATCAGTATAGTGGCAGTGGCGCAACCAAGCGGGGTGTCTCTTCCGTCATCATCCCCCTATAGCGAAAACTTTAATACTGCTCCCGGTGCTTCGGGAACTGGATACCCTTCAGGTTGGGGTGCAAACAACAACGGTGCTTGGGATCCAACCATGGGCGTGGGTACTTCAGGCAGCACCACCGGTGATAACTATAATTATGGTTCAAACATTGGGTTGTTGGGTAGCGGAAGTAACTACGACCCTTCGTACATTATACTGGTAATTTCTAATACAACCGGAAAAAACGGATTGAAAATCAGTTATGATGTGCTTAAAATCCGTGAGCAAACCCGTTTGTGTACCTTCAATCTTGAAGTAAGTACCACATCGGCAACCTCGGGTTTTAGTGCCATTAGTGCAGGAGCTTATAACTCGGGCAGTATTGCACAAGGTACCACCACCAATTTTGCGAACATTGATATATCAGCCCTAGACAATAAATCGGGTCCTGTATATATACGTTGGTACTATGCTTCTTCGGGAAGCGGTTCGCGCGACGGGGTTGCTTTAGATAACGTGTCAATTAGCTGGAATGCAGGTATTGATGTTAATACACCTGCTGTAACCAATATAGGTGAGTCTACTGCCGACTTTTCAGCCAACTTAGCTTCAAACGGCGGTACAACTATTTTAGAGCGTGGATTTGTATGGTCTACCACTACCAACCCTTTAGTGGGTGGCGGCGGTGTTACCAAAGTTACTGCTTCAGGTACCTCAACCGGAACATTTACATCTTCAATTACAGGTTTGCCTGCCGGTACGCGTGTATATTTTAAAGGGTTTGCCCGTAACTCAACTGGCTCATTTTATACTTCTGAGGTGAGTTTCATTACCCAATCAGCAGAACCTACGGCTTACCCCGGTTCATTTACAGCCACGGCCATCTCAAAAAACAGCATAAAGCTTGATTGGACACAGGTTGCCGGAGCTAACGGATATTTGATTATCCAACGCAAGGGTGTGGCTCCAACCGGAACACCTACTGATAAGACTGCATATACGCTAAATCAGGTGTTAGGTGACGGAACTATTGTAGGGTTTGTAACATCAGGAGCTACGGTAACAACTACAATAACCGGCTTGATACAAGGAACAAGGTATTACTATACACTGTTTCCTTTTGGATATAATGGTACCAATACCGAAACATACAATTACCGAACAGTGCCCACTATACCGTTGGCTAACGACAGTACTTGGGGATTCCCGCCATCGTTTAAATCAACTATAGAAGGTGTTTCAGGTTCTGAAGCTGTAGGTCTTTCATCTCTGATAAATGATAATATCACTACTGCTGCCAACGGTACACAAGTTTGGAAACTACAAGTAAAAGACGGTGGTGCCACCCTGAACGATGCCGATGATTTGCCTACCATTGTTACCCGTATTACACTTAACAAAGCAGCAAAAAATACAGTTTCAAGCTGGTTGAATACGTTACAATCAGTAGGATTGGTAGATGATAGCACGGGTGCTGTGATTGCTAACGGTACTATTACCGCAAACACAATCACCTTTAACGGACTTACCGTAACAGCCGCCGATAATAACTACCGACCACTTTCGGTTAGGTTGAGTTTGAAAGCCATTGCCCACAGAGACAGGGATACTTTTCATTTTTATGTTGACTCTATAGGTACGCTCACCAAATCGGTGTTAGAAAGCTCACAAACCCAAAACTTCATTTCTTACTCTGATTCAAGTAAAAACACCATTGATGTAGTGGCTACTAAGTTGCGTTTCATCACTCAGCCCCAAACAACGGTTGAAGCCGGTGCTTTTTTAACTAATACCATACAGGTTGAAGCGGTTGATGCATTTAATACCCGCGATATTGATTTTAACGGGAACATTAGCCTAACCGCAACCGACGGAAACCTGATAGCAACCTCACGTAGCATTACTGCCGTGAAGGGGTTGGCAATATTTGATACTGTGCGCTTTAACAGGATTTCAGCCAACGATACCCTGGTTGCTACAGCAGGTGCGTTAACGCTTGCAAAGAGCAACAGGTTTGTGGTTGAAGCTTCTAAAGGTTCTGATATTATTGCCGATGGAGGCTTTGTTTACCCGCAAAATATTATTCATACTGATTATAACGATACCGATGCGGTATCGCTTACCAATTCATTAGAAGTAATGTCTTTACTACTTCGCGATGGTGGTAATAATGATGATAACGACTTCGAATCTACTATTCTAAAAGGGTTAACATTTAATGTTAGCAAATCATACCTTATACGCAAAGCCGCCTTATTTGTAGGCAGTACAAAAGTTGCTGAGGTGGATAGCGTTGTAACAGTTGGTGCTAACAAGCAGCTTGTGTTTACAGGTTTTGCAATGACTGCCCCTGATAATGATTCGCTTCGTTTTTCTTTACGTGTAACCTTTAAAGATTCAGCAATTGATGGTGATAACTTTGGTTTTGCCGTAGTTATTGCAACTGCTGATGCAGCAGCAAGCCAATTTACTGCTACTAATGCAGGTGGAGCGGCCAGCTTAACCGGCGGTGCTAATAACAAGATAGATGTTATTGGTCGTATGGTTAGGTTTGTACAACAACCTACCGACGTATCAGAAGGTAGTGCTCAATTACCCCCACCTTCGGTAGTTGCGACTGATAGTTTAGGTAACTACGATTTAGCGGCTCATAATTATACGCTGAAAGTATTGGGCGGCTCAATATTCGATTTTCGCGCCATTATATCAGCCAATTCAAGCAGTAATGGTGTGGCTACTTTTAGCCGCTTGATTTACGGTGTACCCGCTACAGGAGTTAAAATTTCTGTAAAAACTACAGGAATTGACAGTACCGTGAGCGATACGTTTGAGGTAATGAAGCCTACTTGGTTCCGTTCAGTAAAATCAGGAAACTGGTCTGATACTCTTGTTTGGGAATTCTCTAAAAATTACGGTGTAAACTGGCAGGCTGCCAACGAAACTCCTGATTACAGCAGGCACGGCCGCATAACTATTCGTGCTGCTCACACTGTTCAAATGGATGGTTTAACCGCAGATGCAAATACTGTTGATGAACTTATTGTAGAAAGCAATGCGGTATTGATAACCCCACAAGGTGCCTATAATAAATTGACAGTAGTTGACGGTTTGGCCACCGATGTGGTAGTGGAAGGTAAGTTGTTGCACAACAACCCTGTGGCCGGAAACGGTATCAGTATTGCTGCACCTGCAACAATGTTGGTTAAAAAAGGCGGTGCTGTTGAATTGGCTGCCTTTGGTGATGCCGCACATTGGGCTGGAAATACCAACATTACTTTTGAAGACAGTTCATTCTATATTCACAATACGCCAATTACCAATACCATTGGGGCGGTTACCATGTTCCCCAATGCAACTGCTACTGAGAAACCTGTTTTCAGGATTGCACAAAACTATACTTACCCCGGTTCATTTATAAACCCAATGGCAACCCTTGCCATCAATGGATTGTTAAACATTGATACTGCAAAAACACTTACTATAAACGGTGGTGGTGAGCGTTTACTGCGCAACGGTATTATAGGTGCGGGTAACCTTGTAATAGCCGATTCATCAAAAGTGCGCATTACTGCCGATGCTCAATTGAGCGGTAGCGGTAAAATAAGCGTTAACCATGCTAAAGCACTGTTCCAGATTGGAACGGCCAGCTATACCGAACTTAAAAACAACAAAGAACTTACTACAACTGCCGCTAATGGGATTTCAGTAAGCGGTACGCTGAACGGGTTTACCAACGGCTTTAGCGGTAATGCTACTGCCAAAACCGAAGCAGGGGCAACCGTAATTACTGCAAATACTCAAGGTTTGGGTGGTTTGTTCAATACTTCGGGGGCTAAAACCTATCACCCTGCTACTGATTACATATTCAACGGTACAGTTGCGCAAAACACTGGTAACACCATAGGTTTAACTGCACGTACAATAAAAGTAAACAATGCTTTCGGGTTGACTTTGGGTGATTCAGTAACTGTTACTGATACCCTGTATATCGGCCAAAGCAATGTTACTTCATCAACCAACGCGGTATTGACTATTGCCGTAAGCGGTGTGATTGACGGTTATTCAGCTACCAGCTTTATAAACGGACCATTGAATTTGTGGGTAGATAATGCAGCAGTGTACTATCCTGTGGGTAAAACCACTTATGGACCTGTAACCTATACATCAACAGGCACGCCTTCTTGGATTACCCTAGAGTACGTTAACAACAACCCCAATGCAAACGGGTTTGATACAGCTAAAAGAGGGGCAGGGCTTGCCGCAATAAAAGCTAACGAATACTGGAAAATCCACTCATCGGCCAAAACAACAGGAAACATTGAATTACCTTATACTTCAAACTCAGCAATAACCGGTGTTGATATTCTTAACATCCGCGTAGTAAGCTGGAACGGAACCCGTTGGGTAAGCGAAGGTCCTGTGGCACGCACTGCAACTTCTACCCGTGTGGTTGCCGATGGATTAACCAATTATACAGTATTTACAGTAGGTGTTGATTCAACGTGTGCTATCCCTGCGGTTCCTGTCTTTGCTGCCAACAATGTTTGCGGTGCAGGCAATGTGGTAACACTTGCCGCCAGCGGAAACGGAGTTGTACGTTGGTTTATCAATGCCAACGACGTTCAGCCGTTTGCACAAGGTACATCCGTAAATGTTGGCACATTGTTTACCGACAGTGTTTTTTATGCTGAAGTGAAAAACATTGGTTGCTATAGCAATCGTGTTGCTTATTCAGTCACTATTAACACCCCTCCCGCGGCCCCTTCGTTAAGCGGCACAACACAATTGTGTAACGCAACGGCAACCGTACTAAATGCTGATACATTAGGTACTAACAACTGGTATGCCGATGTAAATGCTACGCTGCCAATATTTACCGGCGATGCGTTTGCAACCGGAAACCTAACTAACGATACTTCTTTCTACGTAGAAAAAATACAAAATGGCTGCGCAAGCACTACCCGTACAAGGATAGATGTGAGCGTGAAGCCCGGAATACTTTCACCCGTTAGCAATGGTGCGGAAGTTTGTTCAGGTGCAAAAGCAGTAGTAAATGCTGCTGCAAACTATACAATCCGTTGGTATGAGAATACAACTGCAAGCACCCCGTTTTATAGCGGAACACGTTATACAACCGGTGTTTTAACCGCAGATTCTACTTTTTATGTAGAAGCTTTTGACGGTGCTTGCGCCAGCCCGCGCATACCCGTATTAGCTAAAGTACTTGCTTTACCTGCCGCTCCTGCAATTACTCCCGGTGCGGTTTGCGTAGGTAATACAGCACAGATTGCGGCTAACGGCCCCGGTACGGTGTATTGGTACAACGATACCACATCGGCAGCTATCAGCAGCGGAAACAGTTTTACTACCGCTCCGCTTACAGCTACCCGCACTTATTATGCAGCCATATTTGACGGTAAGTGTTTCAGTCCAAAAGTGGCCGCACTTGCTGAGGCGTTTGCAATACCCGGCAGTGCTACCATAAATGCACCCGCCAATGCGCCAACAAATCAAACAGTAGCAATACAAACTACAGCCGTTGCCCAAAATTATGTGTGGGATTTCGGTACGGATGCTACTCCTCAAACAGCTACAGGTGCAGGCCCTCACAATGTAAAATGGTCAACCCAAGGTTCTAAAACAGTGAAGTTGAAACTGTGGAACGGAAACAGTGCCGTAGCCTGCTCTACCGAGGTGCAAAACTTTGTACAAGTAGGTGCAGGGGTTGGCGTGCAAGAGATTGCAGGTGCAAGCATAGCTGTATATCCTAACCCTGCTTCATCAGCTTTGACCCTTGATGTGGTGTTTGAAGCTGCACAATCGGGCAGTGTGTTGATTACAGATGCTACCGGAAAAACAGTTTATCAAACTGCTTTTGAAAATGTATCAGGCATAAATAAACAATTGGATGTGACAGGCTTTGCTAAAGGCTTGTATATGCTGAAGGTGGCTACCGAAAACGGAGTTTCGGTACATAAAGTAATAGTTCAATAA